The Virgibacillus siamensis sequence AGACCGATGGACGGCTCATCCAGTACATACAGAACCCCTGTCAATGCTGAACCGATTTGAGTTGCCAGTCGGATTCGCTGTGCCTCTCCGCCTGATAATGTGCCTGCAGCACGGGAAAGTGTCAAGTATTCCAGCCCGACATTATTCAAAAAGTCAAGGCGATCACAAATTTCTTTCAGAATCATTCTGGCAATTGTTTCTTCTTTTTCTGTAAGCTCAAGGTTTTGAAAAAAATCTTTTGCCTCCACAATGGAAAAATCAGTAACCTGGCTAATGTGCAATTTATTCACCAGCACTGCCAGTGCACCTTCCCGTAATCGATACCCGCCACAGTCCGGGCAGTTGGTCTGTGCCATATATTTCTCCAGTGTTTCACGGATAAAATCCGATGAAGTCTCTTTATAGCGGCGTGCAATATTATTCAGGACACCTTCAAAAAAGATGTCATTGTCACGAACATTCCCAAAGTCATTTTTATAATGAAAATGAATTTTTTCCTTTCCGCTTCCATACAAAATCTTGTCCATTTGTTTGGCGGGAATTTTTTTAACCGGTATATCCATGTCTATTCCGTAATGATCACAAACACTTTTAAGCAATTGGGGATAATATTGCGAACTGATCGGCTCCCAGGCAACAATTGCATGTTCATTCAATGATTTGTCCCAGTCAGGAATGACAAGGTCCAGGTCAACCTCCAATTTGGTTCCAAGTCCATCACATGTTGGACATGCACCGAATGGACTGTTAAAGGAGAATAACCTCGGTTCCAATTCTCCAATGGAAAAACCGCAAATCGGACATGCGTGATTTTCATTAAACATCAGTTCTTCATCGCCAATTACATCGACGATTATCTTTCCTTCCCCTAGGGCAAGTGCTGTTTCAATGGAATCACTAAGACGTCCGGCGACACCATCTTTGACCACAATACGGTCAACCACTACCTCAATGGAGTGCTTTTTATTTTTCTCAAGTTTTATTTCTTCCGTTACTTCACGCATTTCTTTATCAACACGAATTCGGACATAACCTTCACGCTTCAATTTTTCAAACGTTTTTACATGTTCTCCTTTGCGTCCGGAAACAACCGGGGCAAGAATCTGCATTTTCGTACGCTCTGGATATTCCAGGATTCGGTCAACCATTTGCTGAACAGTCTGTGACGTGATTTCAATTCCATGCTTTGGACATGTAGGCCGCCCGATGCGCGCATATAAAAGCCGCAGGTAATCATAAATTTCAGTAACCGTACCAACCGTCGAACGCGGGTTTCTGCTTGTTGTCTTCTGGTCGATGGAGATAGCCGGTGATAATCCTTCAATCGCGTCCACATCCGGTTTATCCATCTGTCCCAGAAACTGACGGGCATATGCGGAAAGGGATTCAACATAACGGCGCTGTCCTTCCGCATAAATGGTATCAAAAGCAAGTGATGATTTACCCGATCCGGATAATCCGGTTAAAACAACAAGCTTATTTTTCGGAATTTCCACATTGACATTTTTCAGATTATGTGCGCGTGCACCTTGTATTTTGATTGATTTACTAGGCATGAACTGGTCATCCTTCCACTTTCAATATCGGCTCAACGGATATTGATTCCGTTCTTTAGCCTTCTGCTTTCAATTCAAGTATTATATCACGAAGTTCCGCAGCTTTCTCGAAATCAAGCGCTTTGGCTGCTTCCTTCATTTCTTGTTCCATATTATCAATAACCTTTGACTTCTCCGCTTTTGACAATTTGGTAAGGCTGGCGGATTTATTTTCATAGTTTTCCTGATCCTCGGCGGCAACTGTAGCTCGGATAACGTCACGAACATCTTTCTTGATGGTTGTCGGTGTAATATCATGTTCTACGTTGTAGGCCATCTGCTTTTCCCGGCGCCGGTTAGTTTCATCAATTGCCACCTGCATCGAATTCGTAATCTTATCCCCATACATAACTACTTCACCATGCTCATTTCGTGCCGCTCTGCCCATTGTTTGGATAAGTGATCGTTCAGACCGCAAGAACCCTTCCTTATCGGCATCCAGTATAGCAACCAGTGAAACTTCCGGAATATCCAGACCTTCTCGCAGCAGATTAATCCCGACAAGCACATCGTATTTACCAACCCGCAGATCCCGGATAACTTCAATACGTTCGAGCGTTTTAATCTCCGAATGCAGATAAGCTACTTTAAAACCGATTTCCTTCAGATAATCAGTCAGATCTTCCGCCATTTTCTTCGTCAGTGTTGTTACAAGAACACGTTCACTCTGTTTGGAACGTGTATTGATCTCCTCAATCAGGTTATCAATCTGACCTTCAATCGGCCGTACATCAATTTTTGGATCAAGCAATCCTGTCGGCCGGATGATTTGTTCCGTCACATCAGGTGTATGTTCATTTTCATATGGTCCTGGCGTAGCTGAAACATAAATCAGCTGATTGGTGGCTTTTTCAAACTCGTCAAACTTAAGCGGCCGGTTATCAAGTGCGGATGGCAGGCGAAAACCATGATCAACAAGCACCTGTTTTCGCGCCTTATCCCCATTATACATTCCCCGTACCTGTGGCAATGTAACGTGTGATTCGTCAACAACAACCAGAAAATCATCCGGGAAATAATCAAGCAGTGTATATGGCGTTGAACCGGCTTCACGAAATGTCAGATGACGCGAATAGTTTTCAATCCCCGAACAAAAGCCCATCTCATGCATCATCTCAATGTCGTAATTGGTCCGTTGCTCCAGTCGCTGAGCTTCCAATAATTTATTGTCATCCCGCAGTTCCTTTAACCGATCTTCCAGTTCCTGTTCAATATTTTTAATCGCCTTTTTTAATTTCTCTTCACGAGTGACAAAGTGTGAAGCAGGGAATATGGCTACATGTTCCCGATCACCGACAATTTCTCCTGTTAGTGCATCCACTTCACGGATCCTGTCTATTTCATCGCCAAAAAATTCAATTCGCATACAGTGTTCCTCTTTTGAGGCAGGAATAACCTCCACAGAATCCCCGCGAACCCGAAATGTGCCACGCTGGAAATTGATATCATTCCGAGCATATTGGATATCCACAAGATCCCGCAGAAGCTGGTCACGATCTTTTTCCATTCCCATCCTGAGTGACAGCACCTGGCTTTCATAATCTTCGGGTGACCCCAAACCATAGATGCATGATACACTGGCAACAATAAGAACATCACGCCGTTCAAATAAAGATGATGTTGCTGAGTGCCGCAGTTTATCAATCTCATCATTGATACTGGCATCCTTTTCAATAAATGTGTCTGTTGAAGGTACATAGGCTTCCGGCTGATAGTAGTCATAATAACTTACAAAATACTCCACTGCATTATTCGGGAAATATTCCTTGAACTCACTATACAACTGTCCTGCCAATGTTTTATTATGTGCAATTACCAATGTGGGACGGTTTATTTCCGTAACTACATTTGAAACGGTAAACGTTTTTCCGGTTCCCGTCGCACCAAGGAGCGTCTGATGGCGCTGTCCGGCCTTTACCCGGTCAACCAGTTCTTTTATTGCGCTTGGCTGATCCCCGCTTGGCTCGTATCGTGCCACAAGGTCAAATTGATTTTTCACAGGTCAATCCTCCGTTCGTCGGTATACTATCCAGTTTACCATAGTTTCATTAATATTTTAACAGATAAGCGAACAAATATTCGATTAATCTGCTCAACTTTTTAATATCCATTCTATCCAATCACATCGGTCATAAATCTGTAAAAATAAATGCTTGTTCCTGCATTGATATGACAATCCTATTTACATATAATCAAATTAGGACACAAACGAAAGGACAATGACAATGAAAAAAATTATATTGTTGCTATTCACGGCTGCTGTACTTGCTGCATGTGGTCAAACCGATAATACAAGCAGTTCTTCCGATGAAGTAGTTCAGTCAATAAAAGCTGATTTAAAAGTGCCGGAAAATGCCGGCATTGGAGACAAGGTTACCTTCAAAGTCTCGGTAAAACAGGATGGAAAAGCGATTGAAGACGCAGATGAAGTGAAATTCGAAATCTGGAAAAACGGTGCAAAAAATAAAAGTGACATGATTGAAGCAGAGCATACATCCGGTGGTATTTATGTTGTCAAAAAAACTTTTGACCAAAAAGGTATTTACTATGTACAGTCACACGTTACAGCAAATCAAATGCATACGATGCCAAAAAAGAAAATCAATATCGGAAATGCAA is a genomic window containing:
- a CDS encoding FixH family protein — its product is MKKIILLLFTAAVLAACGQTDNTSSSSDEVVQSIKADLKVPENAGIGDKVTFKVSVKQDGKAIEDADEVKFEIWKNGAKNKSDMIEAEHTSGGIYVVKKTFDQKGIYYVQSHVTANQMHTMPKKKINIGNAKANKDRSGEKHEHGHHHSQTKVNFNPPETITAGKKTTFTVNVSTKEKPLQNGSVTLEIWQENQDKHQWLNMTEQSGGTYKGKTTFDKTGAYQIKVHVKKDDIHYHKVFKTKVK
- the uvrB gene encoding excinuclease ABC subunit UvrB, with the translated sequence MKNQFDLVARYEPSGDQPSAIKELVDRVKAGQRHQTLLGATGTGKTFTVSNVVTEINRPTLVIAHNKTLAGQLYSEFKEYFPNNAVEYFVSYYDYYQPEAYVPSTDTFIEKDASINDEIDKLRHSATSSLFERRDVLIVASVSCIYGLGSPEDYESQVLSLRMGMEKDRDQLLRDLVDIQYARNDINFQRGTFRVRGDSVEVIPASKEEHCMRIEFFGDEIDRIREVDALTGEIVGDREHVAIFPASHFVTREEKLKKAIKNIEQELEDRLKELRDDNKLLEAQRLEQRTNYDIEMMHEMGFCSGIENYSRHLTFREAGSTPYTLLDYFPDDFLVVVDESHVTLPQVRGMYNGDKARKQVLVDHGFRLPSALDNRPLKFDEFEKATNQLIYVSATPGPYENEHTPDVTEQIIRPTGLLDPKIDVRPIEGQIDNLIEEINTRSKQSERVLVTTLTKKMAEDLTDYLKEIGFKVAYLHSEIKTLERIEVIRDLRVGKYDVLVGINLLREGLDIPEVSLVAILDADKEGFLRSERSLIQTMGRAARNEHGEVVMYGDKITNSMQVAIDETNRRREKQMAYNVEHDITPTTIKKDVRDVIRATVAAEDQENYENKSASLTKLSKAEKSKVIDNMEQEMKEAAKALDFEKAAELRDIILELKAEG
- the uvrA gene encoding excinuclease ABC subunit UvrA, with protein sequence MPSKSIKIQGARAHNLKNVNVEIPKNKLVVLTGLSGSGKSSLAFDTIYAEGQRRYVESLSAYARQFLGQMDKPDVDAIEGLSPAISIDQKTTSRNPRSTVGTVTEIYDYLRLLYARIGRPTCPKHGIEITSQTVQQMVDRILEYPERTKMQILAPVVSGRKGEHVKTFEKLKREGYVRIRVDKEMREVTEEIKLEKNKKHSIEVVVDRIVVKDGVAGRLSDSIETALALGEGKIIVDVIGDEELMFNENHACPICGFSIGELEPRLFSFNSPFGACPTCDGLGTKLEVDLDLVIPDWDKSLNEHAIVAWEPISSQYYPQLLKSVCDHYGIDMDIPVKKIPAKQMDKILYGSGKEKIHFHYKNDFGNVRDNDIFFEGVLNNIARRYKETSSDFIRETLEKYMAQTNCPDCGGYRLREGALAVLVNKLHISQVTDFSIVEAKDFFQNLELTEKEETIARMILKEICDRLDFLNNVGLEYLTLSRAAGTLSGGEAQRIRLATQIGSALTGVLYVLDEPSIGLHQRDNDRLINTLKRMRDLDNTLIVVEHDEDTMLAADYLIDIGPGAGEHGGEIVASGTPEKVMKNQESLTGKYLSGNEYVPLPVKRRKPNKKNIEVVGAEENNLKHVNAKFPIGLMTVVTGVSGSGKSTLINGILYKSLAKQLYRGKHKPGKHEKIKGIKHIEKVIDIDQSPIGRTPRSNPATYTGVFDNIRDVFAQTNEAKVRGYKKGRFSFNVKGGRCEACRGDGIIKIEMHFLPDVYVPCEVCHGKRYNRETLEVKYKGKSIADVLGMTIEEALGFFANIPKIKRKLQTVYDVGLGYVKLGQPATTLSGGEAQRVKLASELHRRSNGKSFYILDEPTTGLHTDDIRRLLNVLQRLVENGDTVLIIEHNLDVIKTADHIIDLGPEGGDRGGEIIAAGTPETIAATEESYTGRYLKPVLERDRNRMEADIKKHEKVGSN